The nucleotide sequence TGCTTTTGATAAAAAAGGAGCTGAAGTTTTTGCTTTTGGAAAGTTTAAAGGTAAATATGTAGAAAAAGTATTGGAAGATGAGCCAGGTTATTATGGATGGATCCAAAATGCAGATTTTCCGTTATATACTAAAAAAGTTCTTACTGCCATTAAATTAAGAAAGTTGAATACGAAGCTAAAATAAGTTTTCAAAGTAAATTGGATAGACCATGAAAATAATCTGTATTGGTAGAAATTATGGAGCTCATATTTCTGAGCTTCAGAATGAAAAGCCTAAAGATCCGGTAATATTTCTTAAGCCTGATACCGCTATTTTATTAAAAAAGCAACCTTTCTTTATTCCAGATTTCAGTAATGATGTGCATTATGAGGTGGAAGTGTTGGTTAAAATCAAGAAAGTAGGAAAATATATTCAGTCCAACTTTGCTCATAAATATTACGATGAAGTAGGTTTAGGAATAGATTTTACTGCCAGAGACCTTCAAAATGAATTGAAAGAAAAGGGGTTACCCTGGGAAAAGGCGAAATCTTTTGATGGAGCAGCGGTTATTGGTGAGAAATGGATAGATAAAAATGCTTTTCAGAATATAAATAATGTTAACTTTAGCTTAGAAAAGAATCAACAAAAGGTTCAATCGGGCAATACTTCAGATATGTTATGGAAGATAGATGAGATCATCGCCTATGTTTCGCAATATTTTACACTGAAAATTGGCGATATTATTTTCACCGGAACTCCAGAAGGAGTAGGTAAAGTAGAGCCTAATGATAGGTTGACAGGATTTTTAGAAAAAGAAGAAATGTTTTCAATTCAAGTAAAATAGATGAGTAAAAGTTACAACTTAGACAGCGTGAATGAAATGGCTGGGGGAGATGAGGATTTTTTAAAGATCATTGTACAAACCTTTTTAGAAGAGATCCCGCCAGATGTTAATTCTATGATCGAAGCAATAGATAATGATAACCCTAGTTTGGCTTACCAGTTTGCTCATAAGATGAAGCCAAATCTAGAATTATTTGGATTACAATTAATGGATCAGGTTCTTATTATAGAGGCTTGGTCTAAAGAAAATAAAAATGATGCCAGCGCCAAGGAAGCTGGTAATAAGATCTCTAAAAAAGTCTCTTTAGCAGAAATAGAGCTAAAAAATGATTTCGGTTTATAATGACGGCAGAGATTATTACTATTGGTGATGAAATTTTGATCGGTCAGATCGTGGATACAAATTCTGTTTTTATTGCCAAAGAGCTAAATAAGATCGGAATTTCTGTAAATCAGATCACTTCTATACAGGATAATAGAGAACATATTCTTTCTACGCTTAAGGATGCTAATTTAAGAGCAGATCTGGTAATAATTACTGGAGGTCTTGGGCCCACAAAAGACGACATTACAAAACATACTTTTTGTGAGTATTTTGAAGATCATTTAGTAAAAGATCAATCTGTGCTGGATCATATAGAAAATCTTTTTGAAAAGATAGTTTCTACTCCAATTTCAGATATGAACCGAGACCAAGCAATGGTTCTTTCTAAATCTACAGTGCTTTTTAATAAATACGGAACGGCACCGGGAATCTGGATCGAAAAGGATAAGACTGTTTTTGTTGCTATGCCCGGCGTGCCTTTTGAAATGAAATCTTTGATGGAGTATGAGGTTATACCTAAGTTAATATCAGATTTTAATAGGCCTTTCATTTATCATAAAACCATTAGAACTTATGGGCTAGGGGAGAGCGCTATTGCCCAGAGGATCGAAGCATGGGAGGAAGCACTACCTGCACATATAAAGCTAGCGTATTTACCTAGTTATGGTTCTGTGCGATTAAGACTTTCCGGGAAGGGGGATAATGAAGAAAAATTAAAAGAAAGTATTGAGGTAGAGTTTGAAAAGATCTATCCACTTTTAGAGGATATTTTGCCTAGTAAAGATGGAGAAGATCAAGATATAGCTATGAGCATTAATAATCTTCTAGCATCTAAGCAACAATCACTTTGTTTTGCCGAGAGTTGTACAGGAGGAGAATTGGCTGCGGCTTTTACATTAAATCCTGGGGCTTCTAGATGTTTTAAAGGCGGATTGGTTACTTACGCCACAAAAATGAAAGAAGATATCCTTAATGTACCAGCTAATATTATTGAAAAATATAGTGTGGTAAGTGGGGAAGTGGCAGAAAAAATGGCAGAAAATGCTAAGAAGCTCTTTAATTCTGATTACGCTATTTCTACCACTGGAAATGCCGGCCCTGCTAAAGGAGACAGTGATGTAGAGATTGGTACTGTTTTTATAGGAGTTGCTACTCCAGATCGAGTTTTTTCTGTGGAATATCAACTAGGGAAAAATAGAGAGCAAGTGGTGAATAAGGCGGTGAATAAAGCTTTTGAATTACTCCTTAAAGAATTGAACCATAATTGATTATATAGTACTTATTAAGTATGGTGAGGAGTGCTGCTCTGGCAGGTAGTTTTAAAGGCACAAAAAAAACCTCTAATTATTTTTAATTTTGTGTTGGCTGTTATGTAAAAAAATCGTTAATTTGCAGCCTGTTTTGAAATAACAATAAAGTATAAAGCAATGTCAAGAGTTTGTGAGCTTACAGGTAAAAGAGCAATGGTAGGGAACAATGTTTCTCACGCCATGAACAAAACCAAGCGTAGATTTAATATCAACTTATTAAAGAAGCGTTTTTATATTCCTGAGGAAGATAGATGGGTAACTTTAAAGGTTTCTGCATCTGCACTAAAAAACATCAATAAAAAAGGTATCTCTGCTGTTATGAAAGAAGCGAGAGAAAAAGGTTATTTAACTAAATAATCCTTAACCGTTAAGATATAGAGAAATGGCAAAGAAAGGTAACAGAATACAGGTAATCTTAGAATGTACAGAGCACAAAGAATCTGGTAGACCAGGTACTTCAAGATATATTACAACAAAAAATAAAAAGAACACGCCAGATAGAATGGAGTTAAAGAAATTTAACCCAATTCTTAAGAAAATGACTGTTCATAAAGAAATTAAATAAGTAAGCCATGGCAAAGAAATCAGTAGCATCATTACAAACAGGTTCCAAGAGATTGACTAAAGCCATCAAAATGGTAAAATCACCTAAAACAGGTGCATATACTTTTGTGGAAGCAATTATGGTCCCAGAGAACGTAAATGACTTTTTAAGCAAAAAGTAAATTATTTCAAAATATTTTAAAAGCCGTCCGGAGTCATCTGGACGGCTTTTCCTTTTTGTGTATATTTACAGCTAAATTGTAAGTGTTGATAGTTTAAAATATCAATAATATTGAGTTTAATACGTCCAAAAAATAATGAGTTTATTTAAAAAGATTTTTTCCAAAGAGAAAAAGGAGACTTTAGACAAGGGATTAGAGAAATCTAAATCTAATTTCCTTTCTAAAATGAGTAAAGCCGTTGCTGGTAAATCTAAAGTAGATGATGAGGTTTTAGATGATTTAGAGGATGTGTTGG is from Gillisia sp. Hel1_33_143 and encodes:
- the rpmB gene encoding 50S ribosomal protein L28 is translated as MSRVCELTGKRAMVGNNVSHAMNKTKRRFNINLLKKRFYIPEEDRWVTLKVSASALKNINKKGISAVMKEAREKGYLTK
- a CDS encoding competence/damage-inducible protein A gives rise to the protein MTAEIITIGDEILIGQIVDTNSVFIAKELNKIGISVNQITSIQDNREHILSTLKDANLRADLVIITGGLGPTKDDITKHTFCEYFEDHLVKDQSVLDHIENLFEKIVSTPISDMNRDQAMVLSKSTVLFNKYGTAPGIWIEKDKTVFVAMPGVPFEMKSLMEYEVIPKLISDFNRPFIYHKTIRTYGLGESAIAQRIEAWEEALPAHIKLAYLPSYGSVRLRLSGKGDNEEKLKESIEVEFEKIYPLLEDILPSKDGEDQDIAMSINNLLASKQQSLCFAESCTGGELAAAFTLNPGASRCFKGGLVTYATKMKEDILNVPANIIEKYSVVSGEVAEKMAENAKKLFNSDYAISTTGNAGPAKGDSDVEIGTVFIGVATPDRVFSVEYQLGKNREQVVNKAVNKAFELLLKELNHN
- a CDS encoding DUF4295 domain-containing protein; protein product: MAKKSVASLQTGSKRLTKAIKMVKSPKTGAYTFVEAIMVPENVNDFLSKK
- the rpmG gene encoding 50S ribosomal protein L33, which translates into the protein MAKKGNRIQVILECTEHKESGRPGTSRYITTKNKKNTPDRMELKKFNPILKKMTVHKEIK
- a CDS encoding Hpt domain-containing protein — translated: MSKSYNLDSVNEMAGGDEDFLKIIVQTFLEEIPPDVNSMIEAIDNDNPSLAYQFAHKMKPNLELFGLQLMDQVLIIEAWSKENKNDASAKEAGNKISKKVSLAEIELKNDFGL
- a CDS encoding fumarylacetoacetate hydrolase family protein, producing MKIICIGRNYGAHISELQNEKPKDPVIFLKPDTAILLKKQPFFIPDFSNDVHYEVEVLVKIKKVGKYIQSNFAHKYYDEVGLGIDFTARDLQNELKEKGLPWEKAKSFDGAAVIGEKWIDKNAFQNINNVNFSLEKNQQKVQSGNTSDMLWKIDEIIAYVSQYFTLKIGDIIFTGTPEGVGKVEPNDRLTGFLEKEEMFSIQVK